The Vitis vinifera cultivar Pinot Noir 40024 chromosome 18, ASM3070453v1 region CGCCGGCGACTCGAATGAGGTCTTTGGTAAGCGCGACTCCGGTGGTGCCGTTGTCGTCCTCTTGTTGGAATGCGGCTTTGTAGGCGCTGTCGTTGGCGCCATGGTGGGTTCGGAGGGAGTGGGTGAGTTCCATCTTGGCGATTCGACGGAGACTCTGGTCGTTCGTCATGAGCGCGGCGGCGCAGCCGACTCGGAAGATGCAGTTGGTGACAAGCATGGAGCGGTTGTTGCCGCAGTACCAGTTCAGGCTGATGCTCTCGGTGACGACGACAAGGGCGTAGAGAGACTTGCGGCTGGCGCGGAGTATCTTCGCCGCTAAGTCGATAGAGATCAAGCCAGAGCTGCAACCCATGCCGCTGAGGTTGAAAGTTTTCACATCCGGTTTGAGCTTGTAATGGTTGACTACGAGGGACGAAAGCGATGGCGACGGCGAGAAGCTACCGGAGGTGATGATGACCACGTCGATTCTACTCGCGTCTATCCGGGTCTTGGAGAGAAGCGCATCGATGGCCGAGAACATCCCTTCTCGGGCCTCATCGACGGCGTATTCGAAGTTGGGTTCACAGCTTTCCTCGAAGAAGAACTTCGGTGCATAAGTCTCGTCGCCGAGACCGGACTTGAGGTAGATGCCGCGCATGAAGGCTTCACTCTCGGCAGAGAAGCTGTGGCTCCGGCGAAGAAAGTACTCAGAGACCTCGAGGGTACATCGGCGGTGGCTTTCCGGCTTGAAGCAGGCATAGTTGAGAAGCAAAACAGGACGTGGGCGAGTAGAGTAAAAgtagaaaagagagagaagtaCACACCAGGCGCAGGAGAGAGAGACAGAGGTGGGGGCGGCGGAGAGGAGACGGAAGAGGTAGGTGAAGGGGGTGCCAGATAGGAGGGTGTGAAGGAGGAGggtaaagaagaaaagagaggCGAAGGAGAGCTGGAGGAGTTGAATGCAGGTGAGAGGAGTAAAGGGTCTCATGGCTGCTCCTTCTCCAGATCTCCAAATCTCGAAAGGGTTTTGGGAAAATGGGATAAAGATAGCAGAGAATTTATATGCATGGAGAGATGGGGGAAACTTCAAATGGCATTAAATTTTACAGTTGTTTGATCATCTTCTTCTACATTAATGGACCGTTGGCAGCGGTAGCGCTGTGGCGGGCAGCGGGCTAGCACTACACACTAGATAAactatttctttatttctttatctttaattaataaaagaCGATAAAACCCACATTTTATCATGTCATCATGCAGAACTTCCTCGAAAGACACTtccaaaaaacaattaaaattttgaaaagaatggCCAAGAGGGCGAGggcttcaattttaaaaaataaaaatcctaaattgaaattattatttttaaccgaCAGAGTTAACCCTTTTTgtagatattttttaatattttaaaataaaaataggttttttaaTTCCTGTAAGAAAACATGTTTTACAAACATTTttagtagaaaaataatagtattttaagacataattaaaattttaaagaatattataaaaaacttCATCATATACAAGTATCGGTTAAGTCAACACTCTACCAttgaattatatcattttcttgtCCCTATCGAGAAATAGAATTGACTAATCCTAAATAAGATAAGGGATCGAGACGTCACTATTTTTGAACAATTTAGAGTCAAACAATTATTTGGTACCCAAAATAGtagtattttaagtaataattaaaaatctaaagaatattgtaaatttttttacatcATATGTAAGTATAGGTTATTCTTTCATATCCACTATTtactttaacaatttttttttcaatttattattaaatattaaatataattttttatttaattaaatacctaacatttttctaaaataagaaaatcctATCAACTACTCGTGCACTCtccttatttaattaattaaatatataaaaagagataataatttaatttgaaaattaagtagTTTTAAATATCATATTAGAAAACATGTAGGATGTGTTttgataaatcaaatttgattttttgaaggaatgaaagaaagagattTGAATTTCTTAAAGAAGATATTGTATGAAGGAATTCAAGCGATGACAACtattaaaagtaatatttgattttttttcatctaaatatGTATTTTGTATGTAAAAAAATCATGTTACATAGCATTTGAATATTTAATGATTCATAAGATTTagactttagaattttttttttatatgtgttTATTATTGATCAAATCGAGATAACTCAATCATTTGTTgtcaaattgttttcaatatttttatagtatttttctGTGTTTACATAAATACATTTTAAGATTAAGTTTTGTcttgaagaaggaaaagaaagaaattttatttcttgaagaAGATTTCAAGTGACGGCAAGtgttaaaagataatatttgatatttttttctcatgtaaatgtaaattttgtaaCTAAACATACTACGTTAAATAACATTTGAATATGTAATGATTTACaagatataaattttgaaatttttttatgagtatatgattaattaaattgagataatttagtcatttatcattttttttaaattattatttttatatcatcttgtttcattttttgtatttagggatcataaaatattattcatgatatttttaaattttaaatcaactctttattataaacaaaaatgttGGAAAATACATGAAACATGTGAGAAAGGATATGAAGGAAAATACATGAAACATGTGAGAAAGGATATGAATCATGTGagagaaaatacaaataatataaGGCATCATACAAGGAATGTGAGAAATAGTACAAATAATATAAGAAAGAGtatgaaaaatgatacaaaCAATGTGAGAGATGATACAAATAATATGAGAAAGGATATGaagaatatgaaatattaatgTTATGTTTATGGTCAATCATAATCATTCTATggtggaacaaaaaaaaaaaaaaaaacccaattcctTCAATCCCATAGGGTCATGAAGAATTCAAAAAAGGCTCAATTTAGTGCAATACTTGGTGTTGGCATAAGCCAAATTATGGATTACATAGTGTAAGAATAAGGTAATTATAGCAATGTTAGCTTCACAAAAAATATTCATGTAAGCATGTTGATGTTGATTGTAGAGTTTAAATGAGAGATGGTGATGTAAAAGCTGCTTTGGATTTCTTGTACGGAAAGGTTAAAATTAATCCAacgttttatcaaatgtacaaTGTTGATGAAGACAACTGCCTAACAAACTTGTTTTGGGCAGATTCTACAAATTTTGTTcctaaaattaattgaaaatttgttttttaagaactaCATTTTTATAAAGTTTCCCAAACAATTCCTAAATCAAGTTGGAGAACTCTTTTTAAAAGTAGTtccttgttttttataataaaaaataatcttctaATTTATATACACATCTCACAAATTTTtgccaaaattatttttttaatattttaaaaacaggttacttttagaataaatttgaggaatgttcttttgtttttgagCATTTTGAGTAATAACTAAAATATGGAGAATACTTTTATGAATTATTGCATTGTATATAACTACACATTACCTCTATGtcgataaaattatttttcttaatttaagtttttttttgtttttaaaaaataattaaaaattatataagaaacTGTTACTTGAAATATTAAGCTCAAGAcactaaaaaatatatcttcattttatgaaataatatattatacttttcttttgaaaaataagtttaatattttatttttaaaagagatcAGTTGGTCAAATTGGAACAAATTtgtattcaaattatttaaaaattaaatgacttCCTCAAAATACTCAAAAGAAAATACCAACTTTTTCCCCAACTTTTTCCCCACATTTGGGAAAGATGGATAAAACCATCTTCCTTATAGAGCAAAGCAAAACAAGGGTCTTGCATATTGAAAGTGAGTGCAAACTAGTATACAATCCGTGTTAGAACTTAGAACTCActttcaaattcaaaactttCATAGGAAAATATGCACTTCAAAATTCGAAACTTTCATTGGAAAATAATACTTAGAGATTTTctacttttgatttttatttatttataatttatagcGAGTACGAATCGAATAAAATTTACCACTCTCTACATGGCTATATCTTGGGAATGAGATTAGGACACTTCATATGTTATGTCtaattaaataactttaaagaatgaaggaaaagattgataataagAAGATTATGAAAGATTGCCAACTATAACGAGTAGAGTTCCTTGCCGCTAACTACAAGATGTAGAGTCCcttaccatttttcttttgagCAAAAGGTAGTGTGAGGGGGAGTAGTGCGATGATCACCACTTATGACTAACTATCTTAGCAAATTGATTACGAACTTGATGCAAAACTACCAAGTTGGTGGACAGCAAAAATCAGAGATTCAATAACCAAAAAATTGAACCCAATGTCCTGCAAATACAAGAAGGAAAAAtgtgatatttttaattaaggATGACATTTTCGTCATCCCTAAGATATTTAGTAACCTTATAGTTGCTATAAAAGTAAGTAAATGGTACACCAAATTAAATAACTTTATCCAAAAACTACTTGTGTCTTACTCCTAATATTAttaggataatttttttttactcctACAACAATCATATCCAtaaattgtaatatatatatatatatatataagcaaaaaattcttattacaaaatttgtaataatttcAATAGCTCTTTAAGAAAaacttttcacatttttttaaaagaatgtaacaatttttttaataaaatttggggttttttaaataataaaaaataaaattattattattattattattattattttgtgtggGTGGGGAAGGGGGACAAGGTCTCCCGTCCCCCGTCCTACTATGCTAAGGAGAGAAGAGGCAATAACTTTCAATGGCGTTGAAAGTTTACCCAAGTGGTTGGCTTCCACTTGCTTCAAAGTTCAAACCTCACAAGAAGCTGCTCCACCTCTTATGTGTAAATAAATATCCCTCACCACTACAAAATTCAACAAGAAAGCCCACATATTTGGTGGCCATTTATGGAAGGTAGCTTTTAGCTAGCCACGTACAAGTCAACTTTTGGAAAGGTTTTTGATATAAATTCAAGAATTCATCTCATTCACACCTTGCATTCAAACATCAAagttgaaaacaattcatttcaTCCTCAAAATCATGTGGGCTTTCTTTTttcctcactttttttttcatagacttAGGCCGGTCCATTGTATTTTAAGTTTGTAAGACCCCTTTCATGCATGTGAAATTTGCTTAGAGCGTGAGGTTGTCATTAATACTATCTTTGAtttcagaaaatttgagaaaaaatgtgAGGGAAACAAAGTGgggaggaaaaataaaaagaaggaaaaaattagtaattttttttaatattttaaaatttttaaatagtttttagggTTATTTCATTCACCTACTTGAGGCTTTGGTTAAATACATCTAGTTTTTataggtttgaaatttcattatgCACCTTAgaggttttaataaaatttgattttgagtgAGAAGGGAGatgagtgaaaataaaaaatgaaaataataagagaagtatttaataaaattttaaatttatgaaaactaATGTATTTAGTCAAAACCTCAGaggaggtgaatgaaattaacctaaattttaaaaattcttcatttttttaaggtGAGTCCCAAAGggttcttatattttatataaaaatttctattattttcttatatcaaaaataaaaaatagaaaaggtaCTCAAATTACACTATATTGTTTGGATATAAACTAAAAGAAAGTTTTGATAGTATCTTTGCTAATGTAATTTTataaccaaatatatatatatatatttggaaaaaTCACTTACTAAGTGATTGTAAggaaatgcaatttttttcttgactagttttgaaaattagtatgatcattcttaaaaaaaaaaaataaagaatagtatttttaaaatgataatcattaataatattttatttaaaatcaattataaggACCTCATGTTTCATGTTTTAGTCGACCTTGGGTTAGAATATGACCTTGTCGTGGTTAATATTACCTCCAAAACCATGCCTATTACTTAGCAAGAAGCAAGCTGTTATACTAAACTAAGAGAGTCACATAAATCAAATGAATGTTATAGTAACATTGGATCTCTCAAATGGTTATGCTAACTATGTCTCTAATTAGAAAATTGGAGGTAATGATAACAAAAACATAAATGAAAGAGGTAGAGGCTTaggattgaaaaaaattagaggaGGCTAAGGTCAACATGGATGAGGTGCTTGAGGAAATTCCTAGCCCATATGTTAGGTTTTAAACAAAGTTGGACACACTACTCTTCGTTGCTACTATCACTTTGATCATACTTTGTTAACTCCTTAATGTTAGAATTGAACCTCTAAAAGTAAGATATGATGAAATAAGGTTAGACTTAATTGTCTCCTAACTATCCATTTTTATGCATTAGCATTGTTGAGTATTCAACTCATATcatttgcattgtatatgacttaaGTACATTAAGAATTGCACAAAAGATATAAGTCATAAGTTCCTTACAAAAAGATAAGTAGTTCATAGTCGATTCATGGATTTAAGCAATCTAGTAGATACTATAGTATACtatctcctaattggaaggatgacttatcttggtcagtgggatgagtttcctatggtaactatactagtgtgtatggttatacattaaACATGACCTACGATGAATCATAACGTGAGGCTATAAGATTGTtatgattcactaagctactatattATATagattctcaaccttgagaagatATTCAGCTTATGCTAAAATTAATGGGAGGTTTTGACCCATGGGTAAGACCATAATGTGGCCATATGTTCCTACAAATTagatcactattgatggaggcaagtggcaacatgtattctcaataaaggcgtCATAATATCTTATGAGATTGAGACGCTGTGCCTCTTTAGGTGATCATAAAATTTGTGGTCACAATAATTCTTTTagtaaaatttgacatatgctccttagagttagagtatgttagttgatcacataataggtggatttataactcaagggTTGAAGAGATAATCTTGCTGAATTGGTAACACTATCTTGTTGGTAACATATCCGTCCATAATCTTTGGTATAATTTCATAGAAAGTCAATGAATAGTCGGTTATGGACCCGAGCTTTGTCTCGTTGTAATTTCATACAATATTCGAGAGCAATTGACTCTTTTTATTGGAGTGTTAAgttaacttcataattggaGTCAGTTTTTTCTTATAGGTTTCAATCGTCCCTACTTGGACTCTTAATTCATAGTGGCACACGTTTTAAGGGTATTTTGGATATGTAATTCATAAATGCGCATAAGGGCGTCTTGATAAAAATGGAAGGGTTGCATTAGATCTTATAAATTGTCTTTCTAGAATGAActaattatttaattgaaacCTATTGAATGGGTTAGATTAGGAGACCCAAGCCCAATTTAGGCTCAAGTCTCTTAAGCCCATAGGAAAGCTTATATAAGCTCCCTTAAAGGTTAAGGCTCAGTCTTCttgtttagttttttaaaattccaaaaagaGGAACCCTAGCCACCCTCAAGAAGAGTGAGAGAAGCTCACCCTTCTTTTATGTCAAGATTCGTGGAGAGAGAGATAAGGTAGAAGACCTTTAGGTTAACGAGttttactactactactaccgcatattccactttttcatTGGCTTGGAAACgatctctagatctatgtttaATATTGGTTTTTAATGTCATATGTTTTCGTTgcgataaatttaaaaaaaaacttaagatagATTACATATACCTTATATGATCTAAGGCCAAGGAATTGAGAAATCCAGATTCCCAACACTTAAAACAATCAAGTTTTTGCATACATTGCCACACCTAAGCCAGTATTTGACCAATCATGGTACACCGATAGTGGAGGCGCTAGCCATGTTATTATTAAACTAAGCAACCTCTTTCTAAAATTGACTACCATGGTGAGGAAAAACTTGTAGTTGAAAATggtaataaatttcttattacTCAAGTTGGTCATACTAAAATAACTTCTCTATCCTCTCATCTTTATGTGAGAAATATATTGTTGGTTCCTTAGATTAAAGAGAGTTTCTCAAGTATTTCCTATTTAACAACTGATAATAAAGGATTTGAATTTCATTATAATGTTTGTTTGGTGAAAAACAAGGAAAGCCATCAAGTGCTACTATAAGGGAAGCTTAAAAATGTATTATAAAAGTAGTATATTTCATAAAgtaaaaaatcatacaaagtTAATTATTCATTCATTTGTGAATCCATCAGCCAGTCCTTTTATTGGGTTAAGTTTAGTTAAGTCAAAAAGAAAGGTTGATGCCTACCATCATGTGTCCTTTGTTTCAATTAGTGCTAATGTCTTATATAGAATCTAGTAAAATTGTGTGTCAAGTCCAAAAATCTTGTAAtccaaataattcaataaatggAAAACTTAACTTTTTTTCATGCTTACCAATCTAGAAAAATTCATGCTATACCTTTAACCCTTCTTTCTCCTAAATTTCTTCACCTCTTGAGTTGATCCACACTTGTTTCACACTCaggataaatatattatattcactTCATAGATGATTTTTCCTAATACACGTAGGTTTATCCTCTTTGAACTAGGGTTAAACttttaaactcatttatctTTTTCATAAACCAAATTGAGAAAACTTTATACACTAAAATAAAGAAACTTCAATTAGATTAGGGCGGTAACTACAAACCTTTTTAGAACTATCTTAAGAACAATAGAATAGTATTTCAGCATCCTTGCCCATATGCTCATaaacaaaatggaaaaactAAGAGAAAGCACAAACACAATGTAGATTAGGTTTGACCCTCCATGATCAAGCCTCTATGCCTCTAAGATTTTGGTATGAGGCTTTCTAAACCTCTATCCACCTTATAGATTGCTTGTTTACACCAATTTTGAAGTTTCTATCCCTATTAGAAAAagttcataaaagaaaaaccaaattactccttttttttttttcccaaaacatTTGGGTGTTCTTACTTCCTTTATGACAGGTTTCAATCCACTAAATTCTAATTTCACACAAGCATGTCTTTCTAAGCTACTGCAACTCTTACAAAGGGAACCTATGTCTTCATCCTAGtggaaaatttatatttctcaATATGTTGTGTTCAATGAAAATGAATTCCCTTATTTTGGGGGGTTTTCCTAGAATTGAAAAGTTAAGGCCCTCAACACAACCATCCTTTGCCtcttaatttttagatattttagaaaatggcCCATCATTGGaatctaaagaaaaatcaattcaatCTTAGGTATGtaatgaagaaaaatacaaatgaGAGTCAACCTTCAACTATAGCTCCTACAATTGAGAGTCAACATTCAACTATAGCTCTTATAATCCCATTCTCTCAATATTTGGAAGTTACAATCGCTCCATGACCCTTAACACCAAATTAGCCAGCAATTCTGTTAATTCCAACCatctttaaataaattgaagcaCCATAATTTCAAACATCATTAACCTTAAAAAACTAGTCTAGACATCCTATGCAAACATGGTCAAAAAATGGCATTTTTGAACTTAAACTTTATGCAACCAACCATTTGGACTTCAAAACAACCACCTGATATCCTTCAAATTGATAGTGAACCAACTTGATTGCAAAATGTTTTGACCTATCCAAGTTGGAAGAAGGCAATGGATGAAGAATTTGGTGCATTGATCCAAAATCATACTTAGGACATTGTACCTTATCCACCACAATACAATATAATTGGAAAAAATAGATGTTCAAGCTAAAACCCAACCTTAATGAAAGTGTGAAAAGATACAAAACCAGGTTGGTTGCTAAAGGGTTCTACCAAACACTtagaattgattttaaagaGACCTTCAACTAAGTGGTCAAAGTTGCAACCATTCAAGTAGTGTTAATAGTAGCTATTTCAAGAAATTGGGACATTAGACAGTTAGATGTAAATAATGTTCTCTTAAATGACACTCTTCAAGTGGTGGTTTGCATAGCTCAACCCGAGGAATATGTTGATGCCTTAAAACCAAATCATGTGTGCAAACTCAATCATGCTTTGTATAGATTGAAGCAAGCTCCCATAACATGGTTTGATAAATTGAGAGTTTCTTTAATATtgtgggtttttcaaaacttaagGTTTGACATATTCCTCTTCATTTTCAACTTAAATGGGAAGATTATTTACCTTTtagtttatgttgatgacatcatGATAATAAAGAATGATGAATTGTTGTTGCATAAACTCACTAGTGACCTAAATGAAGAGTTTGCTCTAAAAAAATTAGGACAAATTCACCATTTTTTGGGCATTGAAACGCATCATGATACAATAGAGCTATAACTCACTTAATTGAAATATGTGATTGATCTTCTCAGGAAACATAATATGGAAAATGTAAAACCTTATCCAATCCCAATAACAGTTGGAAAGAAACCATCAAATCAAAGTCaaagagaaggaaaaggaaCCGATGAAAATTACTACTCCTTATAGAAGTAATTTGATACATAACTGACTATGGCACCGCTCAAAGTATAAACATATCctgtagtaattttttttgtttgtctaTATCACTAGCCATATCAACATTTACATACCCCTACAAGTCTAAATCTAACTTCCTAAAGCATAAAGCTGACTTTATAGTGCCACTCAAATAGCTAACATATGTCTACTCACAATCCCATTGCATGTACTATATTTGATCTACTACAAATCATGACATACATAAGATTGTCAATAACAGAGACATAAGGAACTTTGGGCATGTAAACCCACTCTTATTTAGTTCATGCGACTCATGTATGCTAGCCCTCTCAATCCaatatatcatcaacatataataGTAAAATAATACATGATTCATCAAACCTCTTGATATAACAACAATGATATGTCTAACACCTCAAAAAACCATTACTACTAATGAAGTTATTAAACTTCTTATGTCTTTGTCTTGGAGCTTATTTCAAGCTATATAGACTCTTTTGGAGCTTACacaccattttcttttttccctgaACCTAAAATCCATGTAGCTGATgtatataaatttcttcatccaaatcaccatgaagaaatgtCATTTTTAAGTTTATCTACTGTAAATGCAAATCTTCTTTTGCCACTAACCTAAATACTATTTTGATAGTAGTCAATTTAACCATTGGGAAGAAAATCTTTATGTAATTAatgttttccttttacttaAAGCCTTTTACTACAAGCCTTGCATTGTACCTCTTGTTATAATCATGTTCTTCCTTTATCCGATATATCCATTTATTATGcaaatcttttttttcccttctggTAGTTCTACCAACTACCATGTTTTATTGGACATCAACAAATCCATCCCATTCTTTATGGTTAATTCCCACTTGATTGATTCATCAACTTGCATTGCTTCTTCATAACTCTTTGGTTTACCTCTCTATCAATAAGCAAAATGTAGTTAAGTGAAGGAGAATATCTCTATGGTGGCCTGATAGTTCTAGAAGATCTGTTGAGTTTAGTCACAGGAGTAGAATTATTCATTTTTGGGGTTacattttcttgatcttctaAGGGTATGGTTTCTTGAACATCACAAACATTCACTTGTAAATTTTTCACCTATTAATCTTTCAAGTGAACTACCTCAGGC contains the following coding sequences:
- the LOC100251146 gene encoding 3-ketoacyl-CoA synthase 11, coding for MRPFTPLTCIQLLQLSFASLFFFTLLLHTLLSGTPFTYLFRLLSAAPTSVSLSCAWCVLLSLFYFYSTRPRPVLLLNYACFKPESHRRCTLEVSEYFLRRSHSFSAESEAFMRGIYLKSGLGDETYAPKFFFEESCEPNFEYAVDEAREGMFSAIDALLSKTRIDASRIDVVIITSGSFSPSPSLSSLVVNHYKLKPDVKTFNLSGMGCSSGLISIDLAAKILRASRKSLYALVVVTESISLNWYCGNNRSMLVTNCIFRVGCAAALMTNDQSLRRIAKMELTHSLRTHHGANDSAYKAAFQQEDDNGTTGVALTKDLIRVAGVNLHHHIKQLAPRVLPLCQLAHYLYSVITSTISGGESKPIVPDFTTAFEHLCIHTGGKAVIEQVGRVLKLSDSVTEPARMSLHRFGNTSSSLVFYELAYFEAKGRVKKGDRMWMLAFGTGFKVCSLAWKCLRDSPKDYDNPWRDCIHRYPVKAW